Proteins encoded together in one Microbacterium sp. zg-Y625 window:
- a CDS encoding SPFH domain-containing protein gives MVDVGAFIGQIFVIVLLVVLTIFVVVVIFRSIRIIPQAYTGVVERLGRYQRTLSPGLNLLIPFVDRVRPLVDMREQVVSFPPQPVITEDNLVVSIDTVVYFQVTDARAATYEIANYLSAVEQLTTTTLRNVVGGLNLEQALTSRDNINGQLRIVLDEATGKWGLRVSRVELKAIDPPVSIQDSMEKQMRAERERRATILTAEGSKQAQILEAEGRRQGEILRAEGDKQAAVLRAQGEAEAIETVFEAIHRGNPDQKLLAYQYLQTLPKIADSASSKLWIIPSEFTEALKGVSGAFGSKTTDAAARGPRPTSL, from the coding sequence ATGGTTGACGTCGGCGCGTTCATCGGACAGATCTTCGTGATCGTCCTCCTGGTGGTGCTCACGATCTTCGTGGTCGTGGTGATCTTCCGCTCCATCCGCATCATCCCCCAGGCCTACACCGGCGTCGTGGAGCGCCTGGGGCGCTATCAACGCACGCTGAGCCCCGGCCTCAACCTGCTGATTCCCTTCGTCGATCGCGTCCGCCCGCTCGTGGACATGCGCGAGCAGGTGGTGTCCTTCCCGCCGCAGCCGGTGATCACCGAGGACAACCTCGTCGTCTCGATCGACACGGTCGTCTACTTCCAGGTCACCGACGCCCGCGCCGCCACCTACGAGATCGCCAACTACCTCAGCGCGGTCGAGCAGCTGACGACCACCACGCTGCGCAACGTCGTCGGCGGACTGAACCTCGAGCAGGCCCTGACAAGCCGGGACAACATCAACGGGCAGCTGCGGATCGTGCTGGACGAGGCCACGGGCAAGTGGGGGCTGCGGGTGTCCCGCGTGGAGCTGAAGGCCATCGACCCGCCGGTGTCGATCCAGGACTCGATGGAGAAGCAGATGCGCGCCGAGCGCGAGCGCCGCGCCACGATCCTGACCGCTGAAGGCTCGAAGCAGGCGCAGATCCTCGAGGCGGAGGGGCGCCGGCAGGGCGAGATCCTGCGCGCCGAGGGTGACAAGCAGGCGGCTGTGCTGCGCGCGCAGGGTGAGGCGGAAGCCATCGAGACGGTCTTCGAAGCCATCCACAGGGGGAACCCCGACCAGAAGCTGCTGGCCTATCAGTATCTGCAGACCCTGCCGAAGATCGCCGACAGCGCGTCGAGCAAGCTCTGGATCATCCCCAGCGAGTTCACCGAGGCGCTGAAGGGCGTCAGCGGGGCATTCGGGTCGAAGACGACGGATGCCGCGGCCCGCGGCCCGCGCCCCACGTCGCTGTGA
- a CDS encoding glycerophosphodiester phosphodiesterase family protein, giving the protein MTHPWFAGRTPRILAHRGFVPPDADGIVENSFAAIAAAHAAGAGYIESDCHVTADGHVVLLHDADLSRVVGDPRPVAQVTLAELERLMSGIGGLITLRQALEGFPDVRFNLDVKTEAAAVPVGRAVAPHAERVLLASFSDARRRAALDAAGHFGGGIRPATSAGTATIARVLTAVRAHTPWMVRRALAGVDALQIPERRGPVRVLTPRLIDAAHRCGVEVHVWTVNDPLHMARLVELGVDGLVTDRTDLALRAVAKGR; this is encoded by the coding sequence GTGACGCACCCGTGGTTCGCGGGGCGCACGCCCCGCATCCTGGCTCATCGCGGGTTCGTCCCCCCGGACGCCGACGGCATCGTGGAGAACAGCTTCGCCGCGATCGCGGCCGCCCACGCCGCCGGCGCGGGCTACATCGAGTCCGACTGCCACGTCACCGCCGACGGCCACGTCGTGCTGCTGCACGACGCCGACCTCAGCCGCGTGGTCGGCGACCCGCGGCCCGTCGCGCAGGTGACCCTCGCCGAGCTGGAGCGGCTGATGTCCGGTATCGGCGGTCTCATCACGCTGCGCCAAGCCCTCGAGGGGTTCCCCGACGTGCGGTTCAACCTCGACGTCAAGACCGAGGCTGCCGCCGTCCCCGTCGGGCGCGCCGTGGCGCCCCACGCCGAGCGCGTGCTGCTGGCGAGCTTCTCCGACGCGAGGCGGCGCGCGGCGCTCGATGCCGCCGGCCACTTCGGCGGCGGCATCCGGCCCGCCACATCAGCCGGCACTGCAACGATCGCGCGGGTACTCACGGCCGTCCGCGCCCACACACCGTGGATGGTGCGCCGCGCACTCGCGGGCGTCGACGCGCTGCAGATCCCCGAGCGCCGGGGGCCGGTGCGCGTGCTGACCCCGCGGCTCATCGACGCCGCCCACCGCTGCGGCGTGGAGGTTCACGTGTGGACCGTCAACGACCCGCTGCACATGGCGCGGCTCGTCGAACTCGGCGTCGACGGCCTCGTCACGGACCGCACCGACCTGGCGCTGCGAGCGGTCGCCAAAGGCCGCTGA
- a CDS encoding DEAD/DEAH box helicase, translating to MTSPSPAERFAAASEARRHPLTAEFAEQQRFTLDPFQIAGCQSLEDGRSVLVAAPTGAGKTIVGEFAVHLAMREPGDKAFYTTPMKALSNQKFRELQEVYGEDEVGLLTGDTNINGNARVVVMTTEVLRNMLYADSPALRGLRFVVMDEVHYLADRFRGAVWEEVIIHLPPSVRLVSLSATVSNAEEFGDWLDTVRGDTDVIVSETRPVPLEQHVLVRGDLLPLFDDRAGIATAQVNQELMRIRSVKGQTFEENRRAHGHNSARQSGYEPGHRRPQRGGRRPVRPGNVQRVERLDRPAVVQLLQRANLLPAIFFIFSRAGCDGAVQQVRRSGLRLTDTDERAEIRRLVDERTAALNADDLDALGFWEWRENLERGIAAHHAGLLPAFKEVVEELFRRKLVKAVFATETLALGINMPARTVVLEKLEKFNGEARVAITSGEYTQLTGRAGRRGIDVEGHAVIQWTEGLDPQAVAALASRRTYPLNSSFRPTYNMAVNLIDRFGRAEAREILESSFAQFQADRSVVGLARQVREAEESLAGYQQAQTCERGDFTEYAAIRRELSDLEKLNRADRTAPARVRRQRQQEMETLRRRMQRHPCHNCPDREHHARWGERYWKLKRRTDKLRNQIQTRTGTVARVFDRVVDVLTELDYVAVDDEGRTTLTAAGRTMRRIYGERDLLVAEALRRGIWNNLDAASLAALACCLVYEPRRDSEGPGEYGLPRGTFRTALTETQLLWAQLDDLEREHHLPGTEPVATGLAQAMHTWARGGMLDRVLTEADLAAGDFVRWAKQTIDLLDQLSLVADAPVATTARKALEAVRRGIVAYSAV from the coding sequence GTGACCTCTCCCAGCCCGGCGGAGCGGTTCGCCGCTGCGTCGGAGGCGCGGCGGCATCCCCTCACCGCGGAGTTCGCCGAGCAGCAGCGCTTCACCCTGGATCCCTTCCAGATCGCCGGATGCCAGTCCCTCGAGGATGGCCGGAGCGTCCTGGTGGCCGCGCCCACCGGTGCGGGCAAGACGATCGTCGGCGAGTTCGCCGTGCACCTGGCAATGCGGGAGCCCGGGGACAAGGCGTTCTACACCACGCCGATGAAGGCGCTGTCGAACCAGAAGTTCCGAGAGCTGCAGGAGGTGTACGGCGAGGACGAGGTCGGCCTTCTCACCGGTGACACCAACATCAACGGCAACGCCCGGGTCGTCGTCATGACGACCGAGGTGCTGCGCAACATGCTCTACGCCGACTCGCCGGCGCTGCGCGGCCTGCGATTCGTGGTCATGGACGAGGTGCACTACCTCGCTGACCGGTTCCGCGGCGCGGTGTGGGAAGAGGTCATCATCCACCTGCCGCCCAGCGTGCGGCTGGTGTCGCTGTCGGCGACGGTCTCGAACGCCGAGGAGTTCGGCGACTGGCTCGACACGGTGCGCGGCGACACCGACGTGATCGTGTCCGAGACGCGGCCGGTGCCGCTCGAGCAGCACGTGCTCGTGCGCGGCGACCTGCTGCCGCTGTTCGACGACCGCGCCGGCATCGCCACCGCACAGGTCAACCAGGAGCTCATGCGCATCCGGTCCGTGAAGGGCCAGACGTTCGAGGAGAACCGCCGCGCGCACGGACACAACAGTGCGCGACAGTCCGGCTACGAACCCGGCCACCGGCGGCCGCAGCGGGGTGGCAGACGACCGGTCAGGCCCGGCAACGTGCAGCGCGTGGAGCGGCTCGACCGCCCTGCCGTCGTACAGCTGCTGCAGCGGGCGAACCTGCTGCCGGCGATCTTCTTCATCTTCAGCCGCGCCGGCTGCGACGGGGCCGTGCAGCAGGTGCGCCGCTCGGGCCTGCGCCTGACCGACACGGACGAGCGTGCCGAGATCCGTCGCCTCGTCGACGAGCGCACGGCGGCGCTGAACGCCGACGATCTGGATGCACTGGGCTTCTGGGAGTGGCGCGAGAACCTCGAGCGCGGCATCGCGGCGCACCACGCGGGTCTGCTGCCGGCCTTCAAGGAGGTCGTCGAGGAACTCTTCCGCCGCAAGCTCGTCAAGGCCGTCTTCGCCACCGAGACGCTCGCCCTCGGCATCAACATGCCGGCCCGCACGGTGGTGCTCGAGAAGCTCGAGAAGTTCAACGGCGAGGCCCGGGTGGCGATCACCTCGGGGGAGTACACCCAGCTCACCGGCCGCGCCGGGCGCCGCGGCATCGACGTCGAGGGCCACGCCGTCATCCAGTGGACCGAGGGCCTCGATCCGCAGGCCGTCGCCGCCCTGGCCTCGCGCCGCACGTATCCGCTCAACTCCAGCTTCCGCCCGACCTACAACATGGCGGTGAACCTCATCGACCGGTTCGGCCGCGCCGAGGCCCGCGAGATCCTCGAGTCGTCCTTCGCGCAGTTCCAGGCGGACCGCTCGGTGGTCGGTCTCGCGCGTCAGGTGCGCGAGGCAGAGGAGTCCCTCGCCGGCTACCAGCAGGCGCAGACGTGCGAGCGGGGGGACTTCACGGAGTACGCCGCCATCCGGCGCGAGCTGAGCGATCTCGAGAAGCTCAACCGCGCCGACCGCACCGCCCCCGCACGCGTGCGCCGCCAGCGCCAGCAGGAGATGGAGACGCTCCGTCGCCGGATGCAGCGCCACCCCTGCCACAACTGTCCCGACCGCGAACACCACGCGCGCTGGGGCGAGCGTTACTGGAAGCTCAAGCGCCGCACCGACAAGCTGCGCAACCAGATCCAGACCCGCACCGGCACCGTCGCGCGGGTGTTCGACCGCGTGGTGGACGTCTTGACCGAGCTGGACTACGTCGCCGTCGACGACGAGGGCCGGACGACCCTGACGGCGGCGGGCCGCACGATGCGTCGCATCTACGGCGAACGCGATCTGCTCGTCGCCGAGGCGCTGCGCCGTGGCATCTGGAACAACCTGGATGCCGCCTCGCTCGCGGCCCTCGCATGCTGCCTCGTCTACGAGCCGCGCCGTGATTCCGAAGGCCCGGGGGAGTACGGGCTGCCCCGCGGGACGTTCCGCACCGCCCTCACCGAGACGCAGCTGCTGTGGGCGCAGCTGGACGACCTCGAGCGCGAGCACCACCTGCCAGGCACCGAGCCGGTCGCGACGGGCCTTGCCCAGGCGATGCACACGTGGGCCCGCGGGGGGATGCTCGACCGCGTGCTGACCGAGGCCGACCTCGCGGCCGGCGACTTCGTGCGCTGGGCCAAGCAGACCATCGACCTTCTCGACCAGTTGTCGCTCGTCGCTGATGCGCCGGTCGCGACGACGGCGCGGAAGGCGCTCGAGGCCGTGCGACGCGGCATCGTCGCCTACAGCGCGGTATGA
- the lnt gene encoding apolipoprotein N-acyltransferase has translation MSGAPEGQSTATRPLLPLWLALVVALVGGPVLDLAFPDVGWWPLAFVGVVLALVSLIGRSAWGALAVGLVFGVSFYFTHIVWITRYLGLLPWFGLGGLEALLWGLGSIPIALAYRWMPRVRGGRWARLVALPALVAGLWTARELVMGSWPYTGFPWGRLGMSQSESPLAHVASWTGVAGLTFLMVFATAAAVEWVRLGAWRSWPTAVPTAAAVAVLLLTPAFPTTPAGTLRVGAVQGNGPAGYFDEREPYDVFQSQLDATEPLLGEDLDVLLWPEGGIDADPLRNESVARVLDRLAESFDAPLIVNGATQRDDAVFNTSMLWEAGTENPVALHDKRVPVPFGEYVPDRWFFEAIVPDLIGLIQREYTPGTNPPVFDVDGVRVGLAICFDVIYDDVVWEGARDGAEVYMMQTNNADFRDTDENLQQLAFARMRAIETGRAVVNLSTVGTSQVIAPDGTVIDGLPAGEAGAMLTDVPLRTGLTPAVVIGAAVKLVLGWGSVVAFAVLAGARLVARRGGAQTTTPAPEGTGVVESV, from the coding sequence ATGAGCGGGGCGCCGGAGGGGCAGAGCACGGCCACGCGGCCGCTGCTGCCGCTGTGGCTCGCCCTCGTGGTCGCGCTCGTCGGGGGCCCGGTGCTCGACCTCGCCTTCCCCGACGTGGGATGGTGGCCGCTCGCGTTCGTCGGTGTCGTGCTCGCCCTCGTGTCGCTCATCGGCCGGTCGGCCTGGGGGGCGCTGGCCGTCGGCCTCGTCTTCGGCGTCTCGTTCTATTTCACGCACATCGTCTGGATCACGCGCTACCTGGGGCTGCTGCCCTGGTTCGGACTCGGAGGCCTGGAGGCGCTCCTCTGGGGGCTGGGGTCGATCCCCATCGCCCTGGCGTACCGATGGATGCCGCGCGTGCGGGGCGGCAGGTGGGCGCGTCTAGTGGCACTCCCGGCGCTCGTGGCGGGCCTCTGGACCGCGCGTGAGCTGGTCATGGGCTCCTGGCCCTACACCGGCTTCCCCTGGGGCCGGCTGGGCATGAGCCAGTCGGAGAGCCCGCTCGCCCACGTCGCCTCGTGGACGGGCGTCGCGGGACTCACCTTCCTGATGGTGTTCGCCACTGCGGCCGCCGTCGAATGGGTGCGACTCGGCGCCTGGCGCTCCTGGCCCACGGCGGTGCCGACGGCGGCGGCGGTGGCGGTGCTGCTGCTGACACCAGCCTTCCCGACGACCCCCGCGGGCACGCTGCGCGTGGGCGCCGTGCAGGGCAACGGCCCGGCAGGGTACTTCGACGAGCGGGAGCCGTACGACGTCTTCCAGTCCCAGCTCGATGCCACCGAGCCGCTCCTGGGCGAGGACCTGGACGTGCTGCTGTGGCCCGAAGGGGGGATCGACGCCGACCCCCTGCGGAACGAATCGGTGGCGCGGGTGCTCGACCGGCTCGCGGAGTCGTTCGACGCGCCGCTCATCGTCAACGGCGCCACCCAGCGCGACGACGCGGTTTTCAACACCTCGATGCTGTGGGAGGCGGGGACCGAGAACCCCGTCGCGCTCCACGACAAGCGCGTGCCCGTGCCTTTCGGGGAGTACGTCCCCGACCGGTGGTTCTTCGAAGCGATCGTCCCTGACCTCATCGGGCTCATCCAGCGCGAGTACACCCCGGGCACGAACCCGCCCGTGTTCGACGTCGACGGCGTGCGCGTGGGCCTCGCGATCTGCTTCGACGTCATCTACGACGACGTGGTCTGGGAGGGCGCGCGCGACGGCGCGGAGGTCTACATGATGCAGACGAACAACGCCGACTTCCGCGACACCGACGAGAACCTGCAGCAGCTGGCGTTCGCGCGGATGCGTGCGATCGAGACGGGCCGCGCCGTGGTGAACCTGTCCACTGTGGGCACCAGCCAGGTGATCGCTCCGGACGGCACCGTGATCGACGGGCTGCCAGCGGGCGAGGCCGGGGCGATGCTCACCGACGTGCCGCTGCGCACCGGCCTGACTCCGGCCGTCGTCATCGGCGCAGCGGTGAAACTCGTGCTCGGATGGGGGAGTGTCGTGGCCTTCGCCGTGCTGGCCGGCGCCCGGCTCGTCGCGCGTCGTGGTGGCGCACAAACGACGACGCCGGCCCCCGAGGGGACCGGCGTCGTCGAATCGGTGTGA
- a CDS encoding RNA polymerase-binding protein RbpA: MADRSLRGIRLGASSLQSEDGVVFHERTTHTYVCNTCGRETTLPFAVDAEAPETWECRTCGAEAVLRVGEKTVEVDHSGDKVPRTHWDMLLERRTIPELEELLEERLAFIRERRGAGQSVTAKKSA, encoded by the coding sequence ATGGCAGACCGCAGCTTGCGCGGCATCCGACTCGGCGCGTCCAGCCTACAGAGCGAGGACGGCGTCGTTTTTCATGAACGGACCACGCACACGTATGTGTGCAACACGTGTGGCCGTGAGACAACCCTTCCCTTCGCGGTCGACGCCGAAGCGCCCGAGACCTGGGAGTGCCGCACCTGCGGCGCCGAGGCCGTCCTGCGTGTCGGCGAGAAGACCGTAGAGGTCGACCACAGCGGCGACAAGGTGCCGCGTACCCACTGGGACATGCTGCTGGAACGGCGCACGATCCCCGAGCTCGAAGAACTGCTCGAGGAGCGGCTCGCGTTCATCCGCGAGCGGCGCGGCGCAGGCCAGAGCGTGACGGCGAAGAAGAGCGCCTGA
- a CDS encoding NfeD family protein, translating to MLPDLTQYIWIAWLVLALLFVTIELLTLEFTFLMLAAGSALGGLGVYLFGGPWWLQIVVAAALSALLLFTIRPLLLRTLRRGDEPARTNVDALYGMGARVVAPFVEDRGSVRLDNGETWTACLEPDASPAQVGDRMRVVRVLGSAVEVAPSPARERTSDDG from the coding sequence ATGCTGCCCGATCTGACGCAGTACATCTGGATCGCCTGGCTCGTGCTGGCCCTGCTCTTCGTCACCATCGAGCTGCTGACCCTGGAGTTCACCTTCCTCATGCTCGCGGCCGGCTCGGCGCTGGGTGGCCTGGGGGTCTACCTCTTCGGCGGGCCGTGGTGGCTGCAGATCGTCGTCGCTGCGGCGCTGTCGGCGCTGCTGCTGTTCACGATCCGCCCCCTGCTCCTTCGCACGCTGCGCCGCGGCGACGAGCCTGCGCGCACCAACGTCGATGCGCTGTACGGGATGGGCGCCCGCGTCGTGGCCCCGTTCGTCGAGGACCGCGGCTCGGTGCGGCTCGACAACGGCGAAACCTGGACCGCGTGTCTCGAACCCGATGCTTCTCCGGCGCAGGTCGGCGACCGCATGCGCGTGGTCCGCGTCCTCGGCTCCGCCGTCGAGGTCGCCCCCTCCCCCGCACGTGAAAGGACCTCGGACGATGGTTGA